Genomic segment of Roseofilum capinflatum BLCC-M114:
AACTCAAATTCGGTCACCGAGGGCTGAATCAACCGGCTGGACTCTCCCAAAAAGTCGAGATCACCAGTCAAAACCATGGCTTTGCCATCAGTGGAGACTCCCTCGATCCCCAAGTGGAAGTTACCCATCTCAACTTAAACGACAAAACCATTGCCGGACTGCGCCACAAAGAACTACCGATCTTCTCCGTTCAGTATCACCCAGAAGCCAGTCCTGGCCCCCATGATGCCGATTATCTGTTTGAAAACTTTATTAAAGCCATGGAAAGCGCCCGCGCCGCTTAACCCCTAGTAATGATGGACTCGGTTAGAGGTCTGGTACAACAGAGGGTAAAAATGTTAATCTAGATCTCCAACCATCCAATCCTGATGGTCTTTTTATGGGGTTTAACCCTGAAACGTTCAACGTTGATTTGATCTGAAATCAAAGGAGGGTAGAATTAAGCCTGAACCACTCACCCTGACCGTTAGTTTAAGAGGCACACGGGAGGTCAGGGATAATGCACAAATTTTTCGCCTCACGGGTTTACTAGATGCATTTTCTGAACCCACATTCCGTAAAACCATCGGTTCTTACATCGACCAAGGGCCGACACATATTGTTCTAGACCTATCGAAGATTGATTTTGTTGATAGTTCTGGGTTAGGAGCTTTAGTCCAACTGGTGAAAAAAGCCACTAAAGATACAGAAGGAAGTCTACAAGTGATTGCCAATGCCCGTGTATTGCAAACAGTGAAACTGGTTCGCCTAGAAAAGTTCCTCTCGGTGTGTGAGAACATCGACCAAGCCCTCGAAACGATTAAGAAGTCATGACCAGGATGGGTCTTAAACCGGCTATCCAGTCCTTTTACTGGATAGCTTCCTGTTGGAGTTGTTGCTGGGGGAGTCAGTGGTACTCGATCCGCGATCGCTAGTTCCCGATCCTATCGATCTGCAACGGTTATCGCCAGCGGCCTTAGCCTATGTGGGAGATGCGGTGTATGAGTTGTACATGCGAACCTATTACCTGATGCCTCCCAAGCGATCGCAACTCTATCATCAAGCGGTCGTCCAACAAGTCCGCGCCGAACAACAAGCTCAACATCTACAAACCCTAATCCCCCACTTAAATTCTCAAGAGCTAGAAATGGTTAGACGGGGACGCAACAGCGTCCATCGTCCCCCCCGACGCTTAGACCCCCAAATTTATCAACAAGCCACGAGCCTAGAAACCCTGATTGGCTATCTCTATTTAAGCGATCCCTCTCGATTACATCAGTTATTAGGATCACTTAACCTCGATCAACAGTGAGAACTGTGCCCTGTTCGACAGACAGGGCCAAAACCCATCCGGCAAACTACATCCTTAGATACGATTAATCCTATGGCAGCATCCCATAAACCCCGTCCTCAAAGAAACTCTGAGGGGAAACGCTTTTCGCGTCCCCAGATCAAAGGGAAATCTAAACCCATTCTCAAGTCTCGCCCCTCTCCGGCCAAGACCTCCCAGGAGTCCCTGCCAGAAGACTCCAAAGAGCGATCGCCAGAAGTAGAGGAAGACTCCAACCCCGACTTAATTTATGGACTCCATCCGGTGCTGGCCGTACTCAAAGGAGAACGGCATATTAATCGCGTCTGGATTACGGCCAAAATGAGGTATGATTCCCGCTTTCATACCCTCCTCAACCAGGCCAAAGCCAACGGAACCGTCATTGATGAGGTAGACTATCGACGACTCGACCAAATCACAGATCGGGGGAACCATCAAGGGGTGGCCATTCAGGTGGCTCCTTATCAATATATGGAGTTCTCAGATCTGGTTCAAAGGGCCAAAGAACAAACCCCCAATCCAGTCTTAGTTATTGCTGATGGAATTACCGATCCCCATAACCTAGGAGCAATGATTCGCACGGCTGAAGCGGTGGGATCGCAGGGACTCGTGATCCCCCAACGGCGAGCGGTGGGGATCACCTCTACCGTGGTCAAAGTAGCCGCCGGATCTTTAGAATCTTTTCCAGTTTCTAGGGTTGTCAATCTGGCGCGGGCCTTGGAAGAATTGAAAGCATCAGGCTTTTGGATTTATGGAACGGTCGCTGAATCGGGTGAAGCCCTCCATCAAGTCAACTTTTCGGGAGCGATCGCCCTCGTCATTGGTTCAGAAGGCAGTGGTTTAAACTTGCTGACCCAACGCCATTGTGATTTCCTCATTTCCATCCCCCTCCAAGGCAATACCCCCAGTCTCAATGCTTCTGTAGCCACTGGCATGAGCCTTTATGAGATTTACCGGCAACGGTGGAATGCTCCCTTGGAACTTTCAGAGCAATTGCCAAAATAAATTCCACAATGTATAACAAAATGTAAAGAAACTCAACCATCGATCAATTGCGTCCGCTCAACCTTATCGTCCATCGGCAGAGTCAATAGGCAGGCTAGTAATGAATAACCTCAAAGACTTGTTAGTAAACACTCAAAATTTCCTTGGTTTCGCCTACTGGATTGAAATCAAAACACAAATCCCCGCTTGTACCTACTACTTCGGCCCCTTCCAGAGCCAAGAAGAAGCCCAACAAGCTCAAGAAGGCTATGAAGATGATCTCAAAGCTGAAGCGGCCCAAGGCATCAGTAGCGTGATTAAACAATGTAAGCCAGAATCTCTGACTATCTCTGAAGACTTGGGGGAGATTAATGGGCAGCAGACTCCTGCCTATACGGGTTAAACTGAGGCAAAAAGAAAATAAGCCATTAGCTATTACCTGCCCAAAGTCCTAGAATTGCTGAGAGTCTAACCAATGGTCAATATCGGCTAAAACTAGGTTAGGGACTTCCCAAGGAAATAAATGGGCCGTTTCTGGATAGCAGTGCCATTGGCTCTGGGATAGAGCTTGGGCCGTTTCCCAACTAGAATCGGCAGTAATATGACAATCTTGGGCCCCGGCTAACACTAAAGCGGGGCATGGGATCTGATTGATAAGCTTTAGGCGATCGTAGCGCTCTCTCAGGGCC
This window contains:
- the rlmB gene encoding 23S rRNA (guanosine(2251)-2'-O)-methyltransferase RlmB; translated protein: MAASHKPRPQRNSEGKRFSRPQIKGKSKPILKSRPSPAKTSQESLPEDSKERSPEVEEDSNPDLIYGLHPVLAVLKGERHINRVWITAKMRYDSRFHTLLNQAKANGTVIDEVDYRRLDQITDRGNHQGVAIQVAPYQYMEFSDLVQRAKEQTPNPVLVIADGITDPHNLGAMIRTAEAVGSQGLVIPQRRAVGITSTVVKVAAGSLESFPVSRVVNLARALEELKASGFWIYGTVAESGEALHQVNFSGAIALVIGSEGSGLNLLTQRHCDFLISIPLQGNTPSLNASVATGMSLYEIYRQRWNAPLELSEQLPK
- a CDS encoding Mini-ribonuclease 3, yielding MLGESVVLDPRSLVPDPIDLQRLSPAALAYVGDAVYELYMRTYYLMPPKRSQLYHQAVVQQVRAEQQAQHLQTLIPHLNSQELEMVRRGRNSVHRPPRRLDPQIYQQATSLETLIGYLYLSDPSRLHQLLGSLNLDQQ
- a CDS encoding STAS domain-containing protein, with protein sequence MKSKEGRIKPEPLTLTVSLRGTREVRDNAQIFRLTGLLDAFSEPTFRKTIGSYIDQGPTHIVLDLSKIDFVDSSGLGALVQLVKKATKDTEGSLQVIANARVLQTVKLVRLEKFLSVCENIDQALETIKKS
- a CDS encoding DUF1816 domain-containing protein gives rise to the protein MNNLKDLLVNTQNFLGFAYWIEIKTQIPACTYYFGPFQSQEEAQQAQEGYEDDLKAEAAQGISSVIKQCKPESLTISEDLGEINGQQTPAYTG